Part of the Cohnella candidum genome, CCATCGCGATGACGACGTTCCCCTTCTTCCGCCCCGTTTCTACGTAGCGGTGGGCTTCCGCGATCCGCTCCAGCGGGTAGCGACGGTCGATCACCGGCCGGAGTTGGCCGGACTCGGCGAGTTCGCGGAGGAAATCGAGGTTCTGTTGATTTTGTTTTAAACCCGCGGTAACGAACTTTGCTTTCTTGCCGCCGCCGATTGCGGTCATGAGCATGCTCAGCATCAAGCCAGCAGAGGGAACTGTCGAGAGGTAAACGCCTGCCGGTGCCAACACGTCCTTGCAGCGAGAGTATGAGCTTTTGCCGACCGCGTCGAAAATGACGTCATAAGTCTCGCCGGTGCGCGTAAAGTCGGTTTGGGTGTAATCGATCACGCGGTCGGCGCCTAAGGAGCGAACCAGCTCCACGTTCGCGGCGCTGCACACGCCGGTGACATCCGCGCCGTAATACTTGGCCAGTTGCACCGCATAAGCGCCTACGGATCCGGAAGCCCCGTTGACGAGAACTTTTTGTCCGCTCTTGATTTTGGCGGCATC contains:
- a CDS encoding NAD(P)-dependent alcohol dehydrogenase, yielding MKAIVYTQYGSPEVLELQNVEKPTPKDNEVRIRIRAAVVTPADCSFRRADPFMVRFVYGLFRPRNRILGVELSGEIEEIGREVKGFQAGDQVYGISPKSFGAHAEYVCLPETAPLAPKPANMTDEEAAGICDGALTSLVFLRDAAKIKSGQKVLVNGASGSVGAYAVQLAKYYGADVTGVCSAANVELVRSLGADRVIDYTQTDFTRTGETYDVIFDAVGKSSYSRCKDVLAPAGVYLSTVPSAGLMLSMLMTAIGGGKKAKFVTAGLKQNQQNLDFLRELAESGQLRPVIDRRYPLERIAEAHRYVETGRKKGNVVIAMD